The Gorilla gorilla gorilla isolate KB3781 chromosome 23, NHGRI_mGorGor1-v2.1_pri, whole genome shotgun sequence genomic interval aagtgatctacagagttaaatttctatcaaaattttaatgccattttattaaaaatgtagaacaacaattttaaaattagtatggaacacaaaagacctcaaatagccaaatactgagaagaacaaaaaggctgaaagcCTTACgcttcctgatttcaaactatattacaaagctgtAGTCATCAATATAGTATAGTACCTACATAaaaaccaatagaacagaatacagcatccagaaataaactcacaaaTATGCAGTCGACCAGTCCCACAGAATGGAGAAAGGATAAACACATCAAGGAGTGGTGTAAGAAAAACTAGATATGCACAGAAAAAAGTGAACCTTTCTCTCATGTCATCACAAAATGAATTCgaaatgaaataaagacttaaacataagaactGAAATCATGAATCCTctaaaaaaaatggggaaaaaacctTGACACTGGTCATGGCAATGATgctttggatatgacaccaataACAcagtcaacaaaagccaaaatgaacAAGTGGAACTATGTCAAAGTTAAAATTTTCTGCacaataaaggaaacaatcagcaaaatATAAAGGCATTataggaaatgggagaaaatatttgtaaaccatatgtATGATAATATGttactatccaaaatatatgtCATACTAATCAATTAAAAAAACCCACAGCAGAGTTAAAAGCAATTTCTTGATTAATAATtgggcaaaatatataaatagcaatttttccaaagatatacaaatggccagcaggtaTATAAAAATGCTCGACATCACTAATTTTCAGAgtaattaaaatcaaaatcacaatgaggtatcaccttaTCGTGGTGTTTGGAtgcctattatcaaaaagtcaaaagataaaaagtgttAGGGTGTGGAAAAAGAGAACACTTGTGCACTGTTGCTGAGGATGTCAATTGGTGCAGCTATTATGAAAAACggtatggaggttccttaaaatttttaaactagaaCTACCACTAATCCCAATTAGgagtatatagccaaaggacaTAAAATCAGGATCATCAAGGGTATCTGCACTCCTCTGAATCAGATAAATACACTGAGAGATACATAATTTCAGCTTTAATAAAATTGAAGCTCTTTCATCCACAACAATATTGATAAATCTTGaagacattacgctaagtgaaataagccgaaTACAGAAAGACAACTACTGCATGATCTCGTTTgtatgtaaaatctaaaaaagtaaataaaaattaaaaaagccaTGGAAACAGTAGAACGGTGGTTCCCATGGGCTAGGAAGTGGGGAAAATAGGGAGATATCCATGGAAGGGGCACACCTTCAGTTACATGGTGAGTAACTGCTGGGGACCTAATGTACAgaatagtgactatagttaacaatactctgtacttgaaatttgctacaAGAGTAGATCTCAGGTGCTCTCACCACTCACACAGAAACGTATTAACTATGTGAGGGGATAGATAGGCTAACTAGCTTAACTGAGGTAATTTAAAGACTACTGATATCTCAAAACACTCTATTGTACACCCTAAAATATACACTTTTCAATTTGTCAATCATAGCTCAacgaatggagaaaaaaataagagtaacCAGCAGGTAATATCTAGCCACATGGAAACTCGATTTAAAACACGCTTGGCCACTGTTTCCAGCTCAACTCGGGAACGTCCGGAGCGCTTCTGGCCCCTGGACTTCGACGCTCCTCCCGTGGCCCCCGTGGCTGGGGAAGGTACAGTTGTTCCCAGGATTCCAGGCACGCAGATCCGGCAGGGCCATCGCCGTCCCCTTGCTCTTGCCGCAGCCCCGTTAGGCTCCACGTTTCGGGGCCTCCTGGCCGGGGAGGCTGCCTGTGGCTGCCAGCGCGCCCCCGTGGCTGTGGCTCAGCCGGCCCCCACTTCGGCCCCGTGCAGCCCCTCCGGGGCCGCAGCCGTCTGGCGCCCGAACTCACGGCCTCGGGCCGGTACCCGCCGCCAGCGCCTTCGCTGTGGCCGCTCCTCCCCCTCCCCGAGCCCGAGCTGGCCCAGCGGAGAAGGAGGACGGAGAAGCTGGAACCCGAACGCTGAGCTGCAGGCGACAGGTGCAGGAACGGGAGAAGCTATGGCCTCGCACAGGACGGCTGCTCAGAGCGACACGAGCAACCGCCAAGAGCTCCTCTCGCAGCTGGAAGAACTCAGTAATGTACTCCGCTGTGggagaaatggagataataaaagtCTGATGTAGAAGTACTCGCAGACAACCATGCTCCTTGATCGATCTCAGATTATTATCAGACCTACTCTAATGATGTTAGTCTTCCAAATAAAGTGAGTGACTGAACTGTCCAAATCAGCAAGATCAGGATATTGAAACTCTTGCTTTGAATTCTAACGACCAGTTGTAAATAGAAAATGATGCTCACCCTGGTACTGACAGGACAGCAAATGTTAAATGTAGACAGGAGGGTCATTTGCCTCAAATTCACAGGAGCCAGCATCTGCATTAGCTGCACAAGATACGTCCTTAGAAGGTTCGTCATTAGCTGGAAGTTTGAAAGCTGCAGCAGAAGCGGCTTTATCACAGACTGGATTTAGTTGTGATGAAAATACTGGACTGTATTTTGACCACAGCACTGGTTTCTATTAAGATTCTGAGaatcaaatatattatgattTAATTTATTACTACTGTGATGTGGAAAGTGGTCGCTATCGGTTTCATTCTCAAGTAGCTTTGCCACCTTATCAGACTTAtagcacaaaacaaaaataaaaaattgagaaaagaaaggatccagattcttctacaaaaaaaaaaaaaagaggaaaaggatttGAATTCAGAGGATCAAGAAGCCTTCAGTGTTGAACATACAAACTGCAATGGGAAAGACAATttcacaaatgtgaaaaaaaaaagccaaaagtcATTCATCACAAAAATAATCCCCCAAAATTCACTGTTTCAGTTAGTGGAAATCCTATGGAATCTCCTCCTAATGAAAACATCTCAGTTCATCTTTAAGGATGAGAAAATCACAGAGACTGATAGTGAACCAGAAGAAGATGAAATTACAGACTCTCAGACCGAGGGTAGTTATGATGAAGGCATTACCAGTAAAGGCAATGCAACTGCAAAAGATActgaggaggaagatgagggaaaagtGTGGCCCTCATATATGAGAGTAATTGTCATTAGATCTCCTGTGTTACAGACAGGATCATTCTTCATCATTACTGCTGTAAAATCTACTACAATTGGAAGAGAAAATGACATGGAGCATACACTTCTAATCCCTGAAGTTGGTGTAAGTTTCATGAAGAAATTTATTTTGACCATGACTTACAAAGTTATGTCCTTTTGGATCAGGCAGTCAAAATGGAACAATTGTTAATGTAAAATGGATTGTTCAGCTGAAAACTAAATGTGACCCTTATGAACCTGAGCAGGGAGGTAAAGTGAAAATTGGAGACACTGTGTTATCTTATTACATTCACCCTGGCAGAAATAGCTGTGTTGGATGTGAACCAGGGCAGGTTAGAGCTCACCTTTTCCTTGATAAAAAAGATGAATCATTTGTTGGTCCATCATTAACTAAGAAGGAAACTagctggaaagaagaaaaggattttaaaaatatatgagtaAAATATGGTTTACAGAATACAGACTACAAAGATGATAAGATACTGGAGAATCAAAAATGTAAAGATAGAGCTGGAAAACATAGGGAGCAGATTGGAAGTGAAGGAAATTTCCAAAGAGATGATGCTCCTGCGTCTGTTCATTCTGAAATTACTGATGGCGACAAAGGTCAGAAGATGTTGAAAAAGATGTGTTGAAAACAGGAGAAGGCCCGGGGAAGGATGGTGGAAGAATGAAAACTCCAATACAGCTTCAGCTTTGGCAAACACATGCAGGATTGGAGACAGACAAACCGTCCTCAATTAAAGAGACTCATCTTCtccaaaacaagaacaacaacaacaacaaaagctggGACAAAGCACAGGAGAGGTTTGCTGAAAACTTTCCAGAAACTAAACTTCAAAAAGATGACCTAGGAACCATTCCTTGGGTAAAAGGGACTGAGGAGTGAAGGTTAATCACAGAAGAAAACTCATGCTTTTTTATAAATAGAGTTTGGAAACTCTTATTGCAGAATGTCTCTCCTCAAAAAAGTCAGTGGCACAAGAAAGCTGTGTCACGGTTTACCCCTTCCTGATTCAGAAATGTGTAATAAAATGTGGTTTGcagcttttaaaaaacactttttaaactaATTATTAGTGACTGAATTAATTTATACAGTAAGTGAACTAAAGTTCACAGGGCACAGATAAGTTTATCAAACTTTACTATTTTATCTTGTCATTGACAACATCCATATAAGCAAATAGCCATATAAGCAAAATTCTTATAACTACTTAAATGCTCATTTGTCCTTGTCTCCATATATTCATAGTAGTATGCACAgaaaatacagcaaaagaaacatctaaattctacagaaataaatCTGACAATATACATTCTTGTTTATACCCTTCAGGACCTAGATAAAAAATATTGAGACAACATGAATAGTGATGcatacattttcttatatttggaATAGTCTAAATCATATTAAATAACTAATGAACAGGTGACATGtcacagaaaatttgtcttttattgttttcttcggTGAAGAATCTGAATTTGTTGATATGTACTATACATTCAGTATTTGTATTTGGTTTGTTTCATAGCTAATGAAATGTTTATACATGAACAAATGAGTACAGTATTGAAATAGTCCATGTGCTGGCATTCATACTTTTTATAAATACCATTACAGGCAATGAAGTTGTGCCAGAAAAATCTGATTTTGAGTGCAAAAGGAATATTTAGCCAGGGCCTCAAgctcaatatatttattgaaaatgtccTAAATTGCCATAAAACTTTATAATGTTAAATTattcatttcaataaattatgaattaaacaaaaaatacaaatgatgtaTTTTATGGATCAGAGAAGTGCTAATGAGACAGAATGGCCATTGAAGCCAAAAGGTCTGAATTCAGGTAGATAATTTTACTCATATTAGTTTTATGTTAGAGAAAACAATGCTTCTGACCATATACTATTTATTGCAGTGGagtatttcaaaaatatgtacaaaatatataattaattttctaatGGTATAAAAGTAATCACATTCTACAAATTATTACAATATGGTCTATTGATGAGAGGGGTGTTTCAAATGAAAAAACTTGGAATTTCTCATGGTGATAGATGCCATAGAAAatctatgtaaaatatttcactcATGTATGCAACTATGGATATTTCtgcttttcagaaaaataatatactttaaaaaccTAATGCAGACAATTAAAATCACCAAGAAGTTACAAGAATCACAGAATGTGTAATATAGttgaaaggaaattaagaaaacttgCCAGGACTGGAAGTAAATAAAGGTAATGATCCAGAGAAGTAATCAACCTAAGAGGCCAGGGCTCCACTCAGATGCGTCTGATTACAAGAATGTCAGGTCCCTGTGGGTTGTTCCCTTCTGACAAGGCAAATGGAATAGACAAAGAGAAACTGCCTGCAGGCATTGGAATGCGGTGTCTCCCatatgtgaggattaaattataaattatgttgcACACAAGGAGATGAGCTACTGGGGTGAAGCATCAGAAGAAATTATATGGCACATAAATCTCAGATATTGAatttatgtttaaatgtttaagtcAATATAATGGAAAAGCAAGAAACCAAAATAATGTGGAAACTACGAGCTTGTCAAGCTATCTTTGGAAAAGAGGCAAACGAAAAGTAAAGTATTAAAAGTGTTGTAAAACAATTTAATGTACAACATacaaattacatattaaaataggCTGAGCCGAAAAGAGGACTAGTAAAGTGAAAGGCTGATCACAATTAATGTagtcatatatattatagaagGCAaatagccactgcgcccagccggctatttttttttttaatacttttttttgcagagacggggtctcactatgtcgccaagctggtcttgaactctggggctcaagcaatccagccacttcatcctcccaaaatgaagccattacaggcttgagccactgcacccagcttgtctgtagtttttaaaacaaaaactgctgggcgtggtggcttacgcctgtaatcccagcactttgggaggccgaggcaggtggatcacgaggtcaggatttcgagagcagcctggccaagatggtgaacctggtctctactaaaattaaaaaaattagctgggcgtggtggcgggcacctctagtcccagctactcaggaggctgaggcaggagaatcgtttgaacagaggaggcagaggttgcagtgagcagagatcatgccactgcactccagcctggccacagagcaggactccgtcaaaaaaaaaataattaagattaaaAGTTAGGAtagatttttacatatatatatatatatatatatataccattataGTGTCATACAGAATGGTTTTAGTGCCGTGAAGATTCTCTGTGCTCTGTGTATccatctcttccttccccttggtccatggcaaccactgatctttctacTGTTCCCATGGTTTCATCGTTTCCAGAACGTCATATAATTGGAATTGAACCGTACGTAGACTCTTCGGATTGGCTTCTTcttttagcaatatgcatttaagtttcctccatgtatttttttctggcttGATAGATCATCTCTTGCTAGCagtgaataatatcccattgccATTATACTTTTGTCAAGACTCAGAATGTACAATGTGAAGAGTAAACGTGAATGTGCACTGTAAGCTTTGAGTGATAATGAAGGGTCAAGGTAGGTTCCTGGTTGTCACAAGTGTGCTCCTGTGGGACAGGAAGCTGTAGTGGGGAAGCTGTGTGCGGGGAAAGGGATATATGGGAAGCCTGTCCTCTCTGCTCCGTTTAGTTGTGAACCTGCACTtctctaaaaactaaaattaattaaaattgaaagctaaaaattagagaaattaaaacattacaATGTGTCATATAGTTTTCAAATCACAagatagaaaaagacataataacagaaactatagaaaacaaaaaggataGGAATAAAACATCAGTGATAGAAGGCAGAAGACAGAAACGTGCAGccaaacatattattttaatgattacTTATATTCATTTATACCAATTTATATTGATGTAACATATTAATTTTGACTAAATGGCATTAAAGAAGGTTTGAGTAATTTGTGTGTCACATTCTGGATGAGAGGACTGAATAATATTAACTCTTTAGTTtgctgtaaatttaaaaatatgctcaaattccaataaaaattccaagaaaaatatttttgaacaagaaaatctgattttaaattcGTCTGTTGAGCACACACACGAGAgccaatattataaaatttactataagatatttaatattattactattcaaagtaaacaaatttgaaatggcacaaaaataaacacattaatgaaagagaactacaaacatagaaattgaGTGTAATTTTATGTAGTAACAGGGTAACACTTTAAATTCACAAAACAAGAGCGATTGTTCCATTTATGGTATTAAAATACTGGGTAATgatttgagaatataaaatgatagAATTGAATCATGGTCCCACACCTTGCGTAAAAGTTAATTCCagtattaaatgttaaaaaataagagagagagagaaaagaaaattagatgtaTGTGTGGTTTTCGTTCTTGAGAATGAAtgtcttttaaaatcaaaatttcaaacagaaaccatataaaaaggaataaacctaACGTACCTAAAAGGTAAATTCTTACACATTTCAACACCAGGTAAATAGCACAAAACAAACTGGGAAAATTTTACAACAATTATGTTACATGAAAGTTAAAATCCTTATGACATATGCAATGTATAAAACAGTATGATTACTGCTATTATTAATAGTATTATGATTACCTGGCCTTCCCGCACACCAGTCCTCTTCTGGTGCCCTGTGGTGAAGCAGAGCCCTCCCTCTCTGGCCACAGTGAGGGATCCAGCAGGAACCCTGCCTAAACCCACAGAGGGTGTGAGCCAAGCCAGGACATCACATTCCCTCCTGCGAAATGACGCAGACAGACACCCACTCACGACAGAAATGTGGTCCCTCTCTGGAAAAGTTGCATAACAATTATTGcaggaacttttttcttttgttcccagACACATGGAGAAAGCTGGTCTGGAAGACTGATGTCCACATGCTCAGAGAAGCAGTCACTcataacacacacacagcacacaccacaccatgtgcacacgcacaaacaccccacacacagacaccacacaaacagcacacacaccatgtgcacacgcaTACACACCCCACACAAGACACCACACAAACAGCACACATAccatgtgcacatgtacacacaccccacagacaccacacactgcacacacaccatgtgcacacgcacacaccccacAGAAACCAAacagcacacacaccatgtgcacatgcacacacaccacccacacccactgcacacaccacacacacaccacacccactgCACACAcagcatgtgcacatgcacacaccccatacagacaccacacacccccccacacacagacaccacacactgcacacaccacaccatgtgcacacacacaccagacaccacacacactacacacacacaccatgtgcacatgtACAAACCCCAGAatccacacactgcacacactacACTATGTGCACATGCACTCACACCCCACGCACAGACACCACACAAacagcacacacaccatgtgcacatgcAAGCACACAACTCCCCCACActgcacacacataccacacccaCTGAACACgccacaccatgtgcacacgcacacagaccccacacaccacacacactgcacaccacACGAACctactacacacaccacacacatacagcaCCACACACCAACCACACACACATCAGACACCCCACACATACTCCCCAAACactgcacacatacatatagcaCCACACACAGAgcaaacacacacatcacatacatacGCCACACacactgtgcacacacacaccacaccacacaccacacacatacaccacagatATTCTACACACACCAAACActacacacactgcacacacagcaccatacacacacaaaatgcacacatcacatacaccacacacacacgtatcACAAGCACACCATACCACACATagtacacatacacaccacacacatacaccacaaacACAGCccatacacacaccatacaccacCCACAGTATTCACACGGCACCCCcagtacacaccacacacacatatacgtaccCCATGCACTTACtacacacacagaccacacacacacaccatacatataCATCACACACATATACCTGCGCACACCTCACAGAGTACATACAATCCTCACTTTTAGAACTTAATTCAGCTTTTAAGGAGCCTTGATAGTAAAGTATTTTATTGGCGTTTGAATGAGctaagaaaatgcatataaatatacatgcgtAACTATGATTGCACAAGAAGCACTTTCGAAATCACAACATTAGATTAAACCGTGtaattttttcattgtctttgaaAAATCAAGTCTTTATCATTTTACTAGGAACTATTTACAGAATAAACTAATGAGATTCTTCCTGAGGTATAAAGACTTTTTGGAAAAACTTCTCCTTGATGAAATTTCACTGAAAACATCACTTCCATCGTGAAGTATTTCTTTAAGATAGTCTTGGTCCCTTCCTTTTATGTGGAATCGTCAATTCAAATTTTAAAGGAGACTTTGAGATgcttttcatctattattttaaaaatgttgaaggggTTTTTAATTCTGCCTTCTACAGAGATGGACACACCTCTAATTATGATGTAAAACTGAATACGTTACTGTGACAGGCTTTCTCCTCTGCAGCTCAGCTGCCTTCATTATTAATAAGGATTGTATGATTTTACTCCATGCACAATCTGTATTCCCTgctttataaagaatagaaatctAATTCTCACTATGAAGGCAGATAAAAGTAATCCCTTCAATCTACAGATGACAGAATCATTTACCAAAGCACTCAGACTTTAAATAGCATTTATCCAATGTGTCTATATTTCTACACAGATTCATATGAAGAACATGTAGTTTAAATCATTGCACAATTTATGCTTTTAATGAGTTGTGAtggtcattaatatttttatcacattGGTGGGCTacttactgttattattttcagTTAGAAATATagatgtattttctatttttgatgaaTTTGAAACATACTCCTTGGAATATAATATCTGTGTATAATATCTGTGGAACGcatgaaaataatattcaaatagtATGCATTTTTTCCAGAATGAAAATTTCCTCTATAAtaacattcatcttttttttactGATGGGCACATAAAAGTCAACATTTGTAACATTGCTGGGCATTAT includes:
- the LOC129530554 gene encoding uncharacterized protein, whose product is METRFKTRLATVSSSTRERPERFWPLDFDAPPVAPVAGEGTVVPRIPGTQIRQGHRRPLALAAAPLGSTFRGLLAGEAACGCQRAPVAVAQPAPTSAPCSPSGAAAVWRPNSRPRAGTRRQRLRCGRSSPSPSPSWPSGEGGRRSWNPNAELQATGAGTGEAMASHRTAAQSDTSNRQELLSQLEELSNVLRCGRNGDNKSLM